The Impatiens glandulifera chromosome 8, dImpGla2.1, whole genome shotgun sequence genome includes a window with the following:
- the LOC124912721 gene encoding probable glutamyl endopeptidase, chloroplastic, whose protein sequence is MQNLNFSFFKRIKRYLLFFFLTKYSILLFPISDLADKSISGAGMNDSVSSSSSSPPPCENEDSNQNTGYRIPPPEIRDIVDAPPLPILLLSPCKDNILFLRRSSIPPLSELARPELKLAGIRIDADCNCRSRLSFYTGIVIHQLLPDGKLGREIEVCGLPEGAKINFVTWSNDGKHIAFSVRVDEEDGGKLKVWIADVQTGKSRSLFQSSDVYLNAIFDNLVWVNESSLLICIVPLSRGNPPKKPFVPTGPKIQSNEQKSVSQVRTFQNLLKDDYDEHLFEYYATTQLVLVNLDGIFKPIGPPAIYTSISPSPDRKYILLTSIHRPYSFTLPFRRFPKKVDVWTTEGMFVRELCDLPLAEDIPIASNSVRKGMRSIHWRADKPSILCWVETQDGGDAKIEVSPRDIVYAQAAEPLEGENPRILCKLDFRYGNISWCDDSLALIYESWYKKRRSRTWVISPESDNVCSRILFDRSSEDVYSDPGSPMMCRTLSGSFVIAKVKKENCPGTYILLNGHGATPNGNIPFLDLLDINTGVKDRIWESDKEKYYEVVVALLSGDASGEISLEGLKILTSKESKTEITQYFIQSWPEKKACQITNFPHPYPQLASMQKEMIRYDRNDGVHLTATLYLPPGFDPTRDGPLPCLIWSYPGEFKSKDAAGQVRKSPNEFSTIDPKSALLWLARGFAVLLGPTIPIIGEGDEEANDSYVEQLVASAEAAVEEVIRRGVAHPNKIAVGGHSYGGFMTANLLAHAPHLFSCGIARSGAYNRTLTPFGFQHEDRTLWEATKTYIEMSPFMSANKIKKPILLIHGEDDSNPGTLTFQSDRFYNALKGHGTASRLVILPFESHAYVARESIMHVLWETDIWLQKYCVNNS, encoded by the exons ATGCAAAATTTG aatttctctttcttcaaaCGGATTAAACGgtatcttctcttcttcttcctcactAAATACTCAATTCTTCTATTTCCTATCAGTGATCTTGCTGACAAGAGTATCTCCGGCGCCGGCATGAACGACtccgtttcttcttcttcttcttctcctcctccctGCGAGAATGAAg ACTCAAATCAGAATACTGGATATCGTATTCCGCCACCGGAAATTAGAGATATCGTTGATGCTCCTCCACTTCCAATCTTACTGTTGTCACCATGCAAAGATAATATACTGTTTCTAAGACGGAGTTCTATACCTCCTCTATCGGAATTGGCCAGGCCGGAATTGAAACTTGCTGGTATTCGAATTGATGCTGATTGTAATTGCCGTAGTCGATT GTCATTCTATACTGGTATTGTAATCCACCAGCTATTGCCTGATGGTAAACTAGGTCGGGAGATTGAAGTGTGTGGCCTTCCTGAAGGTGCTAAGATTAATTTTGTCACCTG GTCAAATGATGGGAAACATATTGCTTTTAGTGTTCGAGTTGATGAG GAAGATGGTGGTAAGCTGAAAGTTTGGATAGCTGATGTTCAAACTGGGAAATCACGGTCCTTGTTTCAGTCATCAGATGTTTACCTGAATGCGATCTTTGATAA TCTTGTTTGGGTGAATGAGTCGAGTCTTTTGATCTGCATTGTTCCTTTATCTCGTGGAAATCCACCTAAGAAGCCATTTGTTCCAACTGGTCCAAAAATTCAATCTAATGAACAGAAAAGTGTTTCTCAAGTGAGAACCTTTCAGAATCTGCTCAAGGATGATTACGATGagcatttatttgaatattatgcCACCACACAGCTTGTTTTGGTCAATCTGGATGGAATATTCAAGCCAATTGGACCTCCTGCTATATATACATCAATAAGTCCCTCACCCGATAGGAAATATATTCTACTTACATCAATCCATCGACCATACTCATTTACCTTGCCGTTTAGAAGATTTCCAAAGAAGGTTGATGTCTGGACAACTGAAGGGATGTTTGTTAGAGAACTCTGTGATTTGCCTCTTGCTGAGGACATCCCAATAGCATCAAACAGTGTAAGGAAAGGAATGAGATCGATCCATTGGAGAGCTGATAAACCTTCTATTCTCTGCTg GGTGGAGACGCAGGATGGTGGTGATGCTAAAATAGAAGTTTCTCCTCGTGACATAGTGTATGCTCAAGCTGCTGAACCTCTTGAAGGAGAAAATCCAAGAATATTGTGCAAACTTGATTTTCGTTATGG GAATATTTCCTGGTGTGATGACTCATTGGCCTTAATTTATGAGTCCTGGTACAAGAAGAGGCGATCAAGGACATGGGTTATTTCTCCTGAATCAGACAATGTGTGTTCACGCATACTGTTTGACAGGTCTTCTGAAGATGTGTACTCGGATCCTGGTTCTCCTATGATGTGCAGGACTCTTTCTGGAAGTTTTGTAATTGCCAAAGTAAAGAAGGAAAATTGTCCTGGCACATATATTCTACTAAATGGACATGGTGCTACACCCAATGGGAATATCCCATTCCTGGATTTGCTTGACAT AAATACAGGTGTGAAAGATCGGATATGGGAGAGTgacaaagaaaaatattacGAAGTTGTTGTTGCTTTATTGTCTGGTGATGCTTCAGGGGAAATTTCCCTTGAAGGGTTGAAAATACTTACATCGAAAGAATCCAAAACTGAAATCACCCAGTACTTCATACAGAGCTGGCCAGAAAAGAAAGCTTGTCAAATTACTAATTTTCCTCATCCATACCCACAATTGGCATCAATGCAGAAAGAGATGATCAGATATGATAGGAATGATGGTGTTCATCTCACGGCAACTCTATACCTTCCTCCAGGCTTTGATCCAACACGGGATGGACCACTTCCTTGTCTCATTTGGTCTTATCCTGGAGAATTCAAAAGTAAAGATGCAGCTGGGCAAGTTCGTAAATCACCAAATGAGTTTTCAACCATTGATCCAAAATCTGCCCTACTCTGGCTGGCAAGAGG GTTTGCTGTTCTATTGGGCCCGACTATTCCTATCATTGGAGAAGGTGACGAAGAGGCAAATGAtag TTATgtggaacaactggtagctagTGCGGAGGCTGCAGTTGAGGAAGTCATCAGACGAGGA GTGGCGCACCCGAACAAAATAGCGGTGGGAGGACATTCTTATGGGGGATTCATGACAGCAAATCTTCTGGCACATGCCCCTCATCTTTTTAGCTGTGGCATTGCCCGGTCTGGAGCTTACAACAGAACTCTAACACCTTTTGGCTTTCAG CATGAAGACAGAACATTATGGGAAGCTACTAAAACTTATATAGAGATGAGCCCCTTCATGTCtgctaacaaaattaaaaagcCTATCTTGCTTATTCATGGAGAAGATGACAGCAATCCCGGAACCTTGACTTTTCAG TCCGATCGATTCTATAATGCTCTAAAAGGTCATGGCACAGCTAGCCGGCTTGTGATTCTTCCTTTTGAGAGTCATGCTTATGTTGCTAGAGAAAGCATAATGCATGTCTTGTGGGAAACCGATATTTGGCTGCAAAAATATTGTGTCAACAATTCATAA
- the LOC124912198 gene encoding protein trichome birefringence-like 6, which translates to MERQRSFSLKATRFLMFSIIISSSLIFLIFFSIWVIISPPVSHQSHFQIDKPFNFTSNSSSNAHKTNITFTMTKNPLILESESAANETVGKTHVPPPENIPGFVEISTIKGPRIKKRKWNVSNHVEFVKPERSILKQRMISTCDVSKGRWVFDDNNYPLYTNDSCPFIDEGFNCQSNGRLDQDYMKWRWQPRDCQIPRFNATKFLELIRGKRVVFVGDSINRNQWESMLCMLMGVIKDPRKVFETHGRRITKEKGDYAFKFQDYKCTIEYHVTHFLVHESKTRIGKKRMPTLRIDTMDRGSSRWKGADILIFNTAHWWTHFKTKAGINYYQEGDQVHPHLDVSTAFQTALTTWSSWVDKYVNPKKTLVFFRSSSPAHFKGGQWNSGGHCTEYVKPLNDIQNRIYPEKNRVVEDVIKQMKTPVTFLDITEMSEYRIEGHPSVYGKKSSKVQDCSHWCLPGVPDTWNEILYFHLLLKRRDVYEE; encoded by the exons atggAGAGGCAAAGGAGTTTCTCACTTAAAGCTACAAGATTCTTGATGTTTTCCATAATAATCTCATCTTCTTTAATCTTTCTCATCTTCTTTTCAATCTGGGTCATAATCTCTCCCCCTGTTTCTCACCAATCCCATTTCCAAATTGATAAACCCTTCAATTTCACCTCTAATTCTTCTTCAAACGCCCACAAAACCAACATCACTTTCACAATGACGAAAAACCCACTAATTCTCGAATCAGAATCCGCCGCCAACGAGACCGTCGGAAAAACCCATGTACCGCCGCCGGAAAACATTCCTGGGTTTGTCGAGATCTCAACGATTAAAGGTCCTAGGATTAAGAAAAGAAAGTGGAACGTGTCGAATCATGTCGAATTTGTGAAACCAGAAAGAAGTATTCTTAAACAGAGGATGATATCGACTTGTGATGTTTCAAAAGGGAGATGGGTTTTTGATGATAATAACTATCCTCTTTATACAAATGATTCGTGTCCATTCATAGATGAAGGTTTTAACTGTCAAAGTAATGGTAGATTAGATCAAGATTACATGAAATGGAGATGGCAACCTCGAGATTGTCAAATACCCAG GTTTAATGCAACGAAATTCTTGGAATTGATAAGAGGAAAACGAGTGGTTTTTGTTGGTGATTCGATAAACAGAAATCAATGGGAATCAATGCTGTGTATGTTAATGGGAGTTATTAAGGATCCAAGAAAAGTATTTGAGACTCATGGCCGAAGAATTACTAAAGAGAAAGGAGATTACGCATTCAAGTTTCAG GACTACAAGTGTACAATTGAATACCATGTGACCCATTTTTTGGTTCATGAAAGTAAGACAAGAATTGGCAAGAAAAGAATGCCCACATTGAGGATCGATACTATGGACCGCGGCTCATCAAGATGGAAAGGCGCCGACATCTTGATATTCAACACCGCACATTGGTGGACACATTTCAAAACTAAAGCCGG GATCAACTATTACCAAGAAGGTGATCAAGTTCATCCTCATCTAGATGTCTCAACAGCCTTTCAAACAGCCCTAACAACTTGGTCATCTTGGGTCGATAAATATGTCAATCCAAAAAAGACACTCGTTTTCTTTAGAAGTTCTTCCCCGGCCCACTTCAAGGGTGGGCAATGGAACTCAGGTGGTCACTGCACCGAGTATGTTAAACCGCTTAATGATATTCAAAACCGAATTTATCCAGAAAAGAATCGGGTTGTGGAGGATGTGATAAAGCAGATGAAAACTCCCGTTACATTCTTGGATATTACGGAAATGTCTGAATATCGAATCGAAGGGCACCCGTCTGTGTATGGTAAGAAGTCTTCGAAAGTTCAAGATTGTAGCCATTGGTGTTTGCCAGGGGTTCCTGACACTTGGAATGAGATATTATACTTTCATTTGTTGCTTAAAAGAAGAGATGTTTATGAAGAATGA